The Montipora foliosa isolate CH-2021 chromosome 1, ASM3666993v2, whole genome shotgun sequence DNA segment ttttaatcatgaatcacttactctacttaggCCCCGTCTACACATAtccggaaatttgtgaaaacgcaaattttttttttacgaatacggcttgcgtccacacgtatccagcgtattttccgaccgtatccggaaatttttgaaaacgctctccagagtggaaatttttttatccgatacgaatacgtatacgtgtggacggtcgtatccgcaaatttgcgaatacgcttacgtcattctcttggatccagtcttcacggcgagcattaaacaaacatggcgtacaGCAAGGTTGTGTCTTCCGTGTTAATTGCTCTGATTTCTAGTTTGATGTCATGCGTTCAGATAAATGCAGCAgtgataaatttacacaaccAATACTTTAGAGATCGACAGGATGTTTTGAGATTGTTATCAATGAACAGTGGGCATCATAAACTCAAAAAAAGAGCGAACCATCACCGAAGGCGATTCTGGATGCGGCCAGGAAGGACAAGCGCATGGTGGGACAATTTTATCAATGGCACAATGATCGAAGAAGAATGGAGAGAGAATTTTAGAATGTCTAAAACGTCATTGCTGAAGCTAGCAGAAGAGTTGCGACCGTACATTGAGGGAAAAGAGACCATCATGCGTTCTCCTGTGGATGTTGTGAAGCAAGTTGCCTTAACTCTATATTACTTAAGCGACGAAGGTCGACTTCGAAAGACAGCCAATGCCTTTGGAGTTTCAAGACAGGTCACTTCTAAAATAATACGTAAAGTATGCAAAGCCATCAGTTTACACCTTGGAAATAAGTATATACATCTgccaaaaactgaaaatgaagTATTAGATCTAGTGAAACACTTCAATAGAACACATGGCTTCCCTCAGTGTTTGGGTGCAATAGATGGTACACACATCGAAATGAAACAACCAACAGCCAACTCTACCAATTACATCAATAGAAAGGGACGATATTCTTTGAACGTTCAAGCCACCTGTGATTATAAATTCTGCTTCATGGATGTTGTGGTGAAATGGCCTGGGAGTGTTCATGATGCCAGGGTatcaggcgcggatccaggattttgaaaaggggggtgaatttttgtaataatgtaatagaacCAAAGCCTGGTTGAGGTGTTCGAGGTCTGTGCATCAACATGATTGATTTCCGATGAATAATTAACATTTTCGAATTTTAGGCGAACGCAATTGCCaattatattattttaaatttgtaaactcacagctaattgacatctagctgtggtgctgtgctccgacatcaaacatggactgtatagcggcagccagaggcgcctttgtatgctttcagcccgatgtcgtgagccgcgcccttcgcaattcagtcctcgactgcaagtaagggtgattagcactagcaatatatATAAACTCATTTGCAGATTTCTAAACCGGGACGACTaatttcttgtcgaaatagtaAATACTTTGCTTTTGGTGCCTTGTTGCATTCTAATTGTTGCTAGTCTTTATCAAGAACAATGAGAGTTTACCGTGTGTACATTCCTAAAAAATGTGCCATAATAAAAACATTACCCACTCATGTCCTCTCCTATGATATTTACTGCCCAAAAAGTGATGGTTCCGTCATCCTTCTTGGATGGAGTTTCATAAATGCTCGGCAAATGCTGTCGGTCTCCACAGCAACCACCATGCTGTCGGTCTCCACAGCAACCATCGTGTTACCATGCATGGCGATGACGGACAAATCAGAGAGTCTGTCCGTGGTCATTGTCGATCTCAGCCAGGTGTGGAGTCTGCGGAGACAGGAGAATGACCTTTCGGCCTCGGTGCTTCCAATAGGTAAGACAGCCAGAATCTTTAGCAGCTCACGTATATTGGGGAAGAAAATACCATCTGCATGGCTAGCTATAATGGATGTAACGGATTCATCTGGCATAGCTTCTTGCCTCTTCCAATGATTCGACCAGCGAAACAGCTCACTTTCAAACGCCGCAGGTAGCGGAAGAATATGCTCCCATTTCTCTTTCAGAACGTTGAGAAGGCTAGTTACAGCGTTTTCATCTTTTTTGCTGATTACCTCTGGCACGAGGGCACACAGCTCATAATGAGCTCGCTTTTCGTGGCTGAAACGGGACTTCAATTCCGATGAAACTATGTCTAAAAACGGTATTGCGACAGCGCGCTTCCAGTACTCCTTAGCCGTTTCTGCTGGAGTGGCACCCCTACGATTAACACGTGGTCGCTCTTCAGCCGATCCAACCAACTCTGAAAGACGCAAAACTTTCGTGTACAAACGCTCGAACCACTTATCTATGCCACTCCGAATGTCAGTATAGGAATTCATGACCTCCTCCACTTTTTTGAAGCCAAAATAGACTTCTACGAGGCGACCTTGGAGTGCACTAACAAGTGGTCTCATTGGTTCCAGCATGTCCATCGCGCacacaaaacagaaaatgtGCCCAAAGCTTTTCATTGTGTGTCTCAGTCCATTTGCTAATGTTCGAGTACTGGCATCCCAATCCCATGACTCCTCGCCTGGACATTCAAAGCGCTCATCCTCCTAGGGTAGTGACCACATATTCGTATAGATCGTAGATTGTTTCAAACGTTGAGTGACGCTCAATCCATCTTGTTTTGCACAAGTTTTTCAATTTCCGTTTTTTGGTCTCACCTTTTCCCAAGACGTCAATAACAATATCCAAAAAGCGTTGCCTTTTTGGGGAGTTGTCGAAAAAACTGTACAATTCACGGCAACTGTCCATCATGTTTTGTATCGGTCTTATTTCGCAAGCATGACAAATTGCAAGATTCAATGCATGCAGGCAGCATCCTTGATAGTCAGCGTCGGGTGCACATTTGGCGATTTCGGCTTGAACACCTTTTTTGCTTGAACTCATGGATGATGTCGTGTCATAAGCCTGACCTCTGCAATTAGCTATATCAATCTTATGctttttcaagctttctgtGAGTGCCGTGGCTATGGCCTTCCCAGTAGTCCTAGTGAGGTCACACAAGTCGATGAGCACTTCACGCTTTATTGGGCAGCATGGATCCTCGACAAAATCCAGAAATCGAAGGCACACTGACAAAATTTCTCGCCCATGGGATGTCGTCTCATcagcaattaaagaaaaatggggACACTTCTCAAGACATTGACAAAAGTAGTCACGAATTAAGTTGGCCATTACTGCTATTACTTCGTTTTGGATGGTCTTACTTGTATAGCGGGCATTCTGTGGGCCATGTTCAAGGTGATCCTTGAGACCAGGATTACTTTTAGCTAATAAACGAATGATGGCGGTAAAGTTGCCCTCATTGTCGGTAGGCTCTTGCGTAAACTGTATTTTGTCATCTCTGTGTCCTCTAAAAGGAATCTGCTGCACTGCGCATAAGCGAGCAGCGTCGACGATATGGGGAAGTATGGCCTCATTACTTTCAATATTTTGATTTGTTACTTTGTTTAATTGAACATCTATACGGTTAGCAATGTTTTGCAGCTGGGTTTTCGCGTACAATCCACGTTCTTCTGCTCTCTTGTGGTAGTCTGCTGATTCATGTGAATCAAGCTTTTCCTTTGACTTGCTATAATTCTTAAAAGCTGATTTAACAAATGCCCCCAACGCTGCGTCCTTCTCTTTTGTGGTTAAGAAGAGCAAACACAGTTTGCACCATCCGCCACAATGCAAAGGATTGGCACTATACGCAAGCCAATTTCGCTGGTCTAGCCATTTTGTTTGGAACTTAGTGGTGACAGTTTTTCCAGCACGATTTATTACTTGCTTATCAAGTATCGAATTAGGCGGAGGTCGCCAGCTTTTTTCGAGGAACTGCACTTTTTCCGCATCGCTTAGAGAATCAACAAATGCATGGTCGATGATTTTGCTGACATCGTATGGCGCCGCTGTAACTGGACCTTGATCTTCCCCTTGATTAAAGTTTTCTATGAAATATAGGAAAAAGGTAATTATTGGCCGGTGACACGCATTTTACAATTAATAGACGCAACAAAAACAATGTAATCTTTGCTGAAAACATTTTAATATCATAGAGCTAACACATTTACATGCCGAATTTTTGGATTGCTTTCACAATTCACCAGATTAAACGTAAATACGATACAATGTGTTTGAATATGCATGTGCTCTTTAGTTTCCTGACGTAAAAAGTTTTTGTTCTAAATAAAACTGGATGCTGCCTTTTACAATGATATCAAAAGTAATACACTGTACAAATTCGTATACAATCTAGACTCAAATGATTTACCCATGTTATATTACAAATCTTCTTCCTCGTCAGAATATAAAAAATTTGCTAACTTGATCCTTTCCAGAtgagctttaaaatgttctccaAAGTTAACGTGTTGATATTCTTCCAAGAAATCAGCCCAAATAGGTGGAGGACCCCAATTTGGGGGTAGAGCTAATTCTTTGAGATCCCTCGTTTCCAATATTTCTCGTGCATTGTCTATTGAAAACAGGGCGGTGCTTTCTGCATGGAATAATTCTAGGGACGTGAGATTTTTGACAACAACATTTATCAAAGAAGCTATATGCTCGTCACCAAACTGACAATGAGAAATATTTAACACTTTAAGGCAACTACCATTGTATTTTAGACAATTCATTGTGTTGTTCGGCTCGATACTTGTGCAGCCAGTCAAAATCAGACTTGTTAAACAATTTATCTCGCTAAGGAACTCTATAGTGGTGATTGAGGTATTGTATGATAAATCCAGATGCCTTAAATTTTTACATAATGCAAGAGTATTTTCAATGTGCATAGCAGGACTATTGTAACGGACGCGTTTTTGAGAAAACTGCAATGCGAGATCACGAAAGTGCTTGGCGTGATTCACAATGACTAACTCAAAACTATCAACGTCAAATTCGGCATCTGTTTTCAGCGATCGCCATAATGCGCCAGAATCATTCACTATTTTATAAAAACGTCTGCAAACACGTGCTACAATGTTCAGGCAATCTTGCACTTTGAAGAATTGAAAAATATGCTCCAATATATCAGAAGGAAGGTCGTACAAGCAATGACCTGTCAAAGTTAACAGAAAGGGAATATTACATAGAACAATCTCATTAAAATTATGTTCACATGTTCTAGTCTAGTTTATCGAAAGTCTTCTGTTTCTCATCAAACTTTGGTTAAATTGAACTACCGGGATCAAGCATTCGAAAAACAAGATTCGCAATCAAATGAATGTGGCTCACCTGAACTCACTTGTCGCTGCTCAACAGCACTGTCTTGGCGTTCTCTGTTTGATAcagaagaaaataaataatgttgCAATAAGTTATAAGTATTttataaatgatttttttagGTTGAGTTTCAATTAAAATAGCACAAGTTTTTTTATAAACTTAAAACAATCACCCAAACTCACTCACCGTGTTTCAACGTCATCAGCACGTTCACTTTGGCGGCTTTCGCTACTTTGTTGTCGACTTGAAGTCTGCTCAGACTCAGTCTCTGAAAGTCTGTCAACGGGAAAATGATGTCATGATAAGCCTTTTGGTGTGATTACTGATGTAAATCTAGACCTGATCATGAGGAAACGTCATCGATAAAACAGGAAGTGATTGTCCAGTTAAGCCCATCCGTACAGATAGTTACTGATAAACTTCCAGGCACGTTGTAAAAGTATTACACAACACAACTCGTGGCCCTCGGcgcgaatgaatgaatgaatgaatgaatggcgCGCGGCATAAGCCGTAGCTGCTGTAAGACAGCAAACCAAGTTTACagtaaataacaaataaaataaaaaagtgcAATAAATAATATACATAATACATTTTCATTCTACTTTACCGTGCTCTACTAGCTTTGGCAGGAGGCTCGCCTTCGGTTGAGATGTTCTCTTCTGTTACTctgaaaataacattaaattgAAACTGTTGAAATATGATGAATATGAATCAATTAAATGCAATAACAATTTTACTCACCGTTTCTTTGTAAAAAAAGCAGCTATCGAGCGCTGCATCGTGGGTGGAGGAGCAAAAACTAAGAGTTGTAAACAGCAGTAATAGAAATCGAAATCGCACGCCGTCGGAATGGCAGAGTAGACAGACCTGGCCTGGATGACGACAACGCACGTCGCTAAAGCATGGAAACAAGGCGTTTTTGGATTACATGCTGAACAGTGTGTTTGTGGGCTCAAAATGAATAAATTGATTGGTAGAACCAGTCATCGCTTATGCACATTCTCCACCTCAATCAGAGAAATCAGGAGAAATCGAATATTATTTCAATATTTGAggcataagaaaaaaaattagcaagaagggggctcagaaaaaggggggtgaaaattcacccgtttcacctcccctggatccgcccctgggtATTCTCTAACTCTAATATAAATAGTTTCTTAAAGGATGGGACAATACCTGCATGTAAACGTGTATTGGTCCCTGATCAAGATGCCGTTCCTGTGTTTTTGCTAGGGGACCCAGCATACCCCCTTATGCCGTATGTTATGAAGTATGTTATTGAGTGGTTGGCACATCATGCGTTGAAGTAAAGCAAATCCATCTGAAATGGATCCTGTAAGCTTTTCAAGGTTTTATGTAAGCCTTTCCATAGAGCTGGAGTAGGCTTTATCCATAGTGTCCATTCTCTCAAGCATTTGTTTCTTGATCTGAAGTTCTTCCTGTGATATACTAAGAAGCTGTGACTCTGGAGGAAGTTTCCTCTTCAGTCTCTCACTCTTTTGTCCTTTTAATTGTGCACTCAATAACTCCCTTCTTTCTTTAATGACTTGTCTTGACACTGGTGTTTGTTGGCTATCATCATCTAAAATACTTTCGTTAGATTGATCTGTTTCAACAATGTCCTCTCTCGATGATTTTCGACTATCTTCACTATCGACGTCGATATCAAAACACTTTTGATTAGAGCTTTCTTCGTGATTCTCAGAAGACTCTCATCCAGCTGCCGTAGCTGCTGTAGCTGGTGAACCACCCCAGATCTCAGAACAGTGTTCGTAAAAGATCATCACGACTCTACCATGCCCACTTCTTCTTCCATTATCGACAGCTTGTCTGTACTTGCTTCGAATGGCTTTAAGTTTTGATGTTAAAACAGACTTCGTTAACTCATTCTTCTTGTGTGGAAAATCTGCCAATAGCAGCAGCATCGTCTGGCGAGGGATAATGAGCACTGTAAGCTTCGAGAATCTCGCCATACTTGTCAACACAAGATTCCCAGTCGGTGCTTTTGGCGATTTGCTTCGTTTTGTATTCTTTCGTGACCGTCAGCAGTAGTTCAACTTCATCGTCGGTCCATTTATATGTATCAGcatactttttcttgactttttcaaaagatttagaCATTTTTTTGAGTGATAAACTACAAGCTTCGACTGGTTACACGTTGCAGTAGCTATGGCGCGGAAGAAATGACGCCAAATCGCAATTACGCGCATGctcatttcaggattctctccgacaaaagaactgggcactagagcaaatcagaaaatttccggacacaatcggatacgtgtggacggctgAACACGATTCGAATACGCTGCGTGTGGACGCGAAAATTTTCGCAtccgcaaaaaaatatttgcggcaaaaaaaatttccggatacgtgtggacatggcCTTACTATGTACATAAtatgagaaaatgaaaaaaatctcaccgtaagaagttaccttttttttttaatttttctttcctcgtgccatcgaattccggtagtggttgcaacggatagagcttacgaaaacgctcgtccaggatgaactctatactgtttacgacatccctagcggcatgaaaatatcttaaaatcccacccctgaAAACCTCTGCACGAAAACcgtcactctaacagtttatttttaggattttcgatggatgagcagatgaggctacctttcgttattatgaccgatatatcgaaattaaggcatttttccactgccattttctccgaaacaaagtcggtgacccccaattatttttatttttggagtaagtactttatgacctaactctaggctagaaatgaagaaaatctcaccgtaggaagattttggcgcgaacgtccttaagttaacaagaagatcttttagatcttaaaaccgcgctttcaaaatttatctattttcttaccactatagtcgcaacgtagtacacattccaaagcagtctattgacacaaaatcacctgatcaatctgtagcacaacaactgacaacaacgactgcacagGAACTTATTGCACTATCACttatagccgaggtgaaatctccgaggaatctccgatgacgtaatggtcttaattaatctggaactgtcatcaggatatctatgggtatgaacgatacgataataacacttttaataacttacagctttctttcctaaaagtcgcgattaaatttaattgttgttgttgttgaattacGTTATCCACTGCTTtgtttagtacggtggttatttccctaccaatgaaagttgaaatgtcgacacattccatggatgacataatgaccttttatgtattcaaAGTCGCTTTGAATCAAccgcttaaataacacaaaaaggcaatatattttgtactaaacaaggagtggaatattcataaaattttcagtacattaacgttttaacagcttttgacGAATACCTGTAAACATCACAAGTTGCGTGATTCGAAGTGACTATATGACCGAATAGAAATTTTGCACTGCTCACCAACTAAactaaattttatctgttttcttaccactatagtctcaacgtagtacacattccaaagtagtccttgttgattcactgatgactatagaaccaaaatcacttgatcaatctgtagcacaataAACTGACAACCACGGCTGCACACAATAGCCGTTgtcaaatctccgattgcaccatcagtcgtagccgttgtgaaatctccgatgacgtaatagtCTTAGCTTTCTTCCTTTAAAGtcacgattacatgtttcaataagacacaaaaatatatatattttgttgtaaataaagagcggactatattcataaaattttaagtacattaacgttttaacagctttttggcgaataaacatcctaagttgcgtgactggaagtcccactgactatgtggccgagtggaagtctggttcagctctccgacaaaacgaaaaaaataaataaataaaccgattgcagagcaagaaccgcgctcggcccatggccgcgcggttaatTATTGCTATACCATGCCCAATAGACACATCTACAGTGTATTATATTTAACTCACATCTATGCCAGGTTTTaagtagtagataaaatatgagcgggagatctgtatggACGTTTACATGTGCGAGCCGACAGGCTAGCCATTGTAAACGTCCATACAGATCGGACGTGAATATTTTATCCTGCTTGTGAAatataaaactataaaagttagagataacaagttaaaccgacgtttcggagtagacatcactccattatcaaggtaaaaatgttctatgatactaaaattacagtattaaaaacgattgacgctaagaattaacataataagcacgtgcgaaattggctataagaatactttagcacgaatattcttatagccaatttcgcacgtgcttattatgttaattcttagcgtcaatcgtttttaatactgtaattttagcatcatagaacatttttaccttgataatgtaGTGATGTcaactccgaaacgtcggtttaacttgttatctctaacttttatagttttatgttttaagaaatctgCTTGTGAAATGAAGACATTAAATTGAatgcaaagtattgttattttaatcagtagagatgtgttaatgaatactaattagctgagcaggagtttgtatcaaaagttaattctactgtttaataattcatcaaccccagttgatttgtattggggtttacagttgtgtacatgtgatctgaatactgtgctgggattggtttgcaccctcatgaataattaatgaattttacaattATTATAACCCAGTCCCTTTACAATAAACTATTTTAACAATTCAAATGTATAAAAATTTAAAGATTGTGTGGAATTCCATGAGTTCCAAAATCACTGGGTATGCCATGAACCCTGAGGAGATAACCTGGTTGCATGATGTCTTCATGACTGTACAAGATGACTTTGATAAATGGAAGACATCATACATACTTCAATTCCTATGGAGGGATTTGACATCCAGCTTTGATGTGATTGGGCCTTACATGTACTTTACATGTGCAGGTTAATGATAGAGCTTGTACCATGTATTTTTGGAAAATACTTTTATCAGTTACAGATCACTGATCAGAGCCAAGCCTAAACCTCCTAGTAAGGAGATGGACAGTAGGGACAAGTTGCTTCTTAATAAAAAATGCTTTTGATTTTGGCTGTTTTAAACAAATTAATTCAAGAGGACAGCTCCACTCAAtctaaataatattattgattacTCACCTAACATATTATGCAATAATATTGacttagatagatagatagatagttttattaaaattacccTTGCAGCCCGAGGGCTGAATTacgataatttttacaaatgtacaacgttaattaattgtaactataaattataaaatgataaattaagaaagttatttgataagaatttaacaatactaaagctattattatgtaaacactaaattacaattaagatacagctaaaatttttcaaaaacataTCATTTAATATATATGAGTTGCAAAAGGGCATGTTATCGGCAATGGCTTACAATAAAACTGTCTCTGAAACGATTGGTTTTAAAACGCGGGACTTGGAACTTGCGATTTTTCCGTGTACGCAAAGTGCCAGAGTAAGGTGGCGGAAGGAGTGAATGAAGCTTGTGATTATTATGCAGGTTTTTTAAGAAAATACATTTCTTACATTAGCCAATTATGTTAAATTTTGATTATTTCATTCCAGGTTCTTGGGATCATCAATGTCTTCTAGGGTGTGTTTACCGGACTCTTCAGGTCTTTACCCTGTATGATTTCAAGGTCCGAATGTTTGTATGTGATGGGGCATCAGCCAACCTGGCATTGCTAAAGTCGCTCTGTGGATACAAACGGGAACAGCTTCCCCAGTGTGATGGAGAGGATCCTTTTGCTGTGACAGCCTCTTTTCAAAACCCATATGAAGATCAACCAAGGGACAAGAGAGtataaatttgttgttgtttgtccACCTCACAAGGTTAGCTGAAACTTAAGAATTTGCACGAGTCAATAATATCAATCACTTATTTAATTAAAATGGCCCCAAATTTCattaatacattaattttttactaGCCTGCTATGGTCTGCTAAAGATAAAATTTCTCAAAATGGGACTAGCAACTGCCACTGATTAATTATCTCAATTACTTTAACTCCAGTTAACCTGTTTAATCTGCTAAAACTCTTTACTAAGTGATTGAATGCCATTAATCCTTCATAATTTCCCTGTTGGAAACTTTCTCTAATAAGAATCCTTCTTCTACTATAACTGCCAGCTTCTGTTCACACTTTTTTGTCTTCTATTTTACACATCCCATATGTGAGCTAGTTTTGTACATTTTTGCTTCTCCATTATTTTATGGTTCAGTATGCTAATGAACTGATTTTTATGACAACTGTTTTTCTATGTTTGAACAGCTCAAGACCACTATTGCAGCCCTACATATAGCTCAAGGCCTGGTGGTACCAAATTGTTTGCTAAAGATGGTGTAGAATTTGGGTGGCAGCCTATAATAGATCAGTATGAGCGAGATCAGGAAAGAGCTCAGCAggacctacaatactcgtcaaaaatcgttgaaacagacaccgtttctctcgaattttctggaaaaacctgagatttctacttcacactgtcccccccccccccccctgaaaTGTGCCCTCTCCCTCCCCAGTGTtgagccacgcgtgttttgaagcactgaactgagaccactgtgatacccaaatcaacattggggaaggggaaacagacacaagtgtttaagatttttgacgagtattgtatttaGTCTGAAGAGAGGAAAGAATAACAGTTTCTGTTCAAGACAAATTTTTCGATCTTCGATGGAATATACCTGCTTGGTTCGGGCACAGACgagaaagagaaatttaggatgtcggattattgttcagttatattttaaaataaaaggaaaagatgAAAATAAGGGAATTTAAAGTAATGTGTTACACATACAGGCAGTAATTAAGACATGCGGAAAATGTGAGGTCGCTGATGAAACTTCACTTTCTGCATTCTGAAGACATATATTCCAACTTTTGAAAAGGGGAAATGATATTTACCTAAGCTGATTAGATTTTCTCAGCGCGATAAATAAGGGCATGTCTGTTGCTAAATGTCTTTCCTATTCAAGAAACGCGGACTGTATATTAAGGTAAGGTGGCGGGTCTTCAAGCTCTTCCATCAAATACCCGAGGAACAGGAGAAGTCAGTCCCTCcgtgtggaaaatgttttagttGACTTACTTTCCCACAAGACGACTAATTCAATTACGACTGATCTTATGTAAATATCGCCGAGTTTGTTGACATTTAATCTTTGCCATGGCTCCATGGtgtttggaaaattctttgccttttttaggAACCAAAAACGAAAGCTACTTATCCCTCCCCAATATTGAGCCACGG contains these protein-coding regions:
- the LOC137999203 gene encoding 52 kDa repressor of the inhibitor of the protein kinase-like, producing MLGPLAKTQERHLDQGPIHVYMQFQFNVIFRVTEENISTEGEPPAKASRARLSETESEQTSSRQQSSESRQSERADDVETRERQDSAVEQRQVSSENFNQGEDQGPVTAAPYDVSKIIDHAFVDSLSDAEKVQFLEKSWRPPPNSILDKQVINRAGKTVTTKFQTKWLDQRNWLAYSANPLHCGGWCKLCLLFLTTKEKDAALGAFVKSAFKNYSKSKEKLDSHESADYHKRAEERGLYAKTQLQNIANRIDVQLNKVTNQNIESNEAILPHIVDAARLCAVQQIPFRGHRDDKIQFTQEPTDNEGNFTAIIRLLAKSNPGLKDHLEHGPQNARYTSKTIQNEVIAVMANLIRDYFCQCLEKCPHFSLIADETTSHGREILSVCLRFLDFVEDPCCPIKREVLIDLCDLTRTTGKAIATALTESLKKHKIDIANCRGQAYDTTSSMSSSKKGVQAEIAKCAPDADYQGCCLHALNLAICHACEIRPIQNMMDSCRELYSFFDNSPKRQRFLDIVIDVLGKGETKKRKLKNLCKTRWIERHSTFETIYDLYEYVVTTLGG
- the LOC137999150 gene encoding 52 kDa repressor of the inhibitor of the protein kinase-like, producing MKSFGHIFCFVCAMDMLEPMRPLVSALQGRLVEVYFGFKKVEEVMNSYTDIRSGIDKWFERLYTKVLRLSELVGSAEERPRVNRRGATPAETAKEYWKRAVAIPFLDIVSSELKSRFSHEKRAHYELCALVPEVISKKDENAVTSLLNVLKEKWEHILPLPAAFESELFRWSNHWKRQEAMPDESVTSIIASHADGIFFPNIRELLKILAVLPIGSTEAERSFSCLRRLHTWLRSTMTTDRLSDLSVIAMHGNTMVAVETDSMVVAVETDSICRAFMKLHPRRMTEPSLFGQ